In the Dyella humicola genome, TTGTCGATGATGGAAAAGCCGGACGTGGACCACATCGAAGGTCTTTCCCCGGCGATTTCGATCGAACAGAAGTCCACTTCGCACAATCCGCGTTCCACCGTGGGCACGATTACCGAGGTGTACGACTACCTGCGCCTGCTCTATGCACGTGTGGGCACGCCGCGTTGCCCCGACCATGGCATACCGCTGGAAGCGCAGACGGTGAGCCAGATGGTCGATGCCACGCTGGCGCTCGACCCCGAGAAGCGCTTCATGCTGCTGGCGCCAGTGATTCGTGAGCGCAAGGGCGAGCATGTGCAGGTGTTCGACCAGTTGCGCGCGCAAGGTTTCGTGCGCGCCCGTGTCGACGGTACGGTCTACGACCTCGACGCCGTGCCGCCGCTCACGCTGCGCCAGAAGCACACCATCGAAGCGGTAATCGACCGCTTCCGTCCGCGTGACGACATCAAGCAGCGCCTGGCCGAATCGTTTGAAACCGCTTTACGGCTGGGCGATGGGCTGGTGATCCTGGCAGATATGGACGATGCGAAGGCGCCCGAGCAGTTGCTGTCCTCGCGCTACTCCTGCCCGGTCTGTGATTACTCGCTGCCGGAACTCGAGCCGCGCCTGTTCTCGTTCAACTCGCCCGTGGGCGCCTGTCCGACTTGCGACGGCCTGGGCGTCACCCAGGTGTTCGATGCTGCACGCGTGGTGGGCCATCCCGAACTGTCACTCTCCGGCGGCGCGGTGCGCGGCTGGGATCGCCGCAACGCGCACTACTTCCAGCTGATCCTGTCGCTGGGTGCGCATTACGGTTTCGACGTCGATGCGCCCTGGCAGAACCTGTCCAACGATGTACAGAAGGCCATCCTGTTCGGCAGCGGCAAGGACAAGATCGCGTTCCGCTACATCACCGAACGCGGCGGTCGGGTCACGCGCGAGCACGCCTTCGAAGGCATCCTGCCGAACATGGAGCGCCGGTATAAGGAAACCGAATCGCCTGCCGTGCGCGAAGAGCTGGCCAAGTACATCAGCGACCAGCCCTGCCCCGATTGCCACGGTCAGCGCCTCAACCGTTCGGCGCGAAACGTCTTCGTGGCCGATCATGCTTTGCCTTCGCTCACCTCACGTTCGATCGACGATTCGCTGGCCTTTTTCGAAAAGCTGACGCTGACCGGTTGGCGCGGTGAGATCGCCGTGAAGATCGTCAAGGAAATCCGCGAGCGCCTGAGCTTCCTCAACGACGTAGGCCTCAACTACCTCACCCTGGACCGCCAGGCCGACTCGCTCTCCGGCGGCGAGGCCCAGCGCATCCGCCTCGCCTCGCAGATCGGCGCGGGCCTGGTGGGCGTGATGTATGTGCTCGACGAGCCCTCCATCGGCCTGCATCAGCGCGATAACGAGCGACTGCTCGGCACGCTGACCCGACTGCGCGATCTCGGCAATACGGTCATCGTGGTGGAGCACGACGAGGATGCCATCCGCATGGCCGATCACGTGCTCGATATCGGTCCGGGTGCCGGTGTGCACGGTGGCGAAATTGTGGCCCAGGGTACGCTGAAGGACATCCTCGCCTCGCCGCGCTCGGTCACCGGCCAGTTCCTTTCCGGCAAGCGCGGCATCGAAGTGCCGAAAGAACGCCGCCAGCAGCTCGATCCCGATTCGTGGCTTCACCTCAAGGGCGCCAGCGGCAACAATCTGAAAAACGTAGACCTGGCGATTCCCGCCGGCCTGTTCACCTGCGTCACCGGGGTGTCGGGCTCGGGCAAATCGACCCTGATCAACGACACCTTGTTCTGTCTTGCGGCCGCCGAGTTGAATGGCGCCACCACGCAGCCCGCGCCGTACAAATCCATCGACGGCATGGAGCTGTTCGACAAGGTGGTCGACATCGACCAGTCGCCGATTGGTCGTACGCCCCGTTCCAACCCCGCGACTTACACCGGCCTGTTCACGCCGCTGCGCGAAATGTTCGCGCAGGTACCGGAAGCGCGTGCGCGCGGCTATACGCCGGGACGTTTCAGCTTCAACGTGCGCGGTGGTCGCTGCGAAGCCTGCGAGGGCGACGGCATGATCAAGGTGGAAATGCACTTCCTGCCGGACGTGTACGTGCCTTGCGACGTGTGCCACGGCAAGCGTTACAACCGCGAAACGCTCGAGGTGCATTACAAGGGCCACACGATTGCCGATGTGCTCGGGATGACGGTGGAAGACGCGCTGAAGCTGTTCGAGAACGTGCCGACTATCGCACGCAAGCTCGAAACGCTGCGTGCCGTGGGCCTCGACTACATCAAGCTTGGCCAAAGCGCGACGACCCTCTCGGGAGGTGAAGCGCAGCGCGTGAAGCTCTCCAAGGAACTGTCCAAGCGCGACACCGGCCGCACGCTTTACATCCTCGACGAGCCAACAACCGGCCTGCACTTCCACGATATCGAACAGTTGCTCGACGTGTTGCACCAGCTGGTCGAGCAAGGCAACACCGTGGTCGTGATCGAGCATAATCTCGATGTGATCAAGACCGCCGACTGGCTGGTCGATCTCGGCCCGGAAGGTGGCGCCGGCGGTGGTCGCATCCTGGTGACGGGTACGCCGGAGACGGTGGCCGCAACGCCTGGCTCGCATACCGGACACTTCCTGGCACCCCACCTCGACATGAAGCCGGCCAAGGCCGCCAAGGTCGAAAGCAACGGCAAGCGCAAAACCGCATTACGGAAGAAGACTGCATGAGTTCCAGCGACACGGCGCCCGTGAAACGCACGCGCGCCCGCAAGATCGAGGCAGAAGAACGTGCCTCGATCCCCTCCGAAGCCGAGGCGCCGCCCAAGCAACCAAGGCCGTTGTTCGTTGCGCCTATCAGTGTGCGTTGGCGCGATCTCGACGCTTTCAATCATGTTAACAACGCCAACTACCTCACCTACCTGGAAGAAGCGCGTCTGCACTGGCTGCAGCACGTGCCTGGCTGGTTCGACGAGCACTCGATGCCGGTGCTGGCCGCGAGCGAAATCAACTACCGCCGACCGATCGAATGGCCGGCACAGCTACTGGTGGAGCTGACCTGCGAACGTCTCGGCAACAGTTCGATGGCGCTGGCCCATCGGATCATCGATGCCGACAACGACGGCCGCGTCTACAGCGACGGGCGCGTGGTGATGGTGTGGATGGATCCCACCACGGGCAAGCCCGTGAGCTTGCCGCAAGCCATACGCGATGCAGCCCAAGCTTCCGCTTGAACGACACACGTCGATTTAGGGGTTAATCCCGTCATCCAACGGATGCCGCAGCTTCATATGGCATCCGTAAGATTCACGTCGACCACCCGAAAGGAGTTCGACCGTGAGCCCGCTTCCCCTCCGCCTTCTCACCTTCGCCATCGCGGCGACGGCGACTGCTGCCGCGGCATCATCGGCATCCACCAGCCTCACGCTCTATCGCAGCGATGATGCCGCGCTGTTCAGCGCCGGCGATGGCGGCAATATGCAAGCAGGCTACGCCGTCGCACGTGAGCCCCGCGAACTTCAGCTGAAAGCCGGTATGCAGGACCTCCGCCTCGGCGGCCTGCCGCAATATCTGGATTCCGAAGCGCTGGCACTGACCGTCGATGGCAACACCGCCACAGTCATTTCACAGCGGCTGCAGTTGGGCCAGGGCCAGAACGCCGCCCTGGGCAGCCTGATCGGTCAACAGGTGGACGTGCTGGCTAATAGCGGACAGCCGCTCGCCAGCGGCACCCTGCTGCGCGCCGGCGATGGTTTACTGGTACAGGACGCCTCAGGGCGTACCAGCCTGATCCGCGAGTTTGCCTCGGTACGCGCGCAAGGCAGTTTTCAGACCGGCTCCAGCCTCGAGCTGCACATCGACGCGAGCCGCGCGGGTACCACGCGCGCCACTTTGAGCTACCCCACCAGCGGCCTGGGGTGGCGCGCCGCGTACGTCGGTACGCTGCAATCCGGAAACAGCTGCAAGCTGCAATTCGAATCACGCGCCAGCATCGCCAACCGTAGCGGACGCGACTGGAAAAACCTGCAACTGACCCTGGTGGCAGGGGAACCTCAATTCGCCAAGCCATCGGCGCCTCGACCGATGGCCATGGCTCACGCGGTTCGCGCCAAGACAGACAGTGCAGAACTGCCGGAGCAAGCCGCGCTCGCCGACTACCGCACCTATACGCTGCCGGCCGCCGTCGATCTGCCCGACGGCAGCGTCAGTCAGGTGCCGCTGTACGCCACACGCACGATTGATTGCGAACGCACCGCGCTCTATGAGAACGGCGGCAACTGGGTTCCACCGCACCCCATGATCGGCCGCGACTATCTTCAAGGCAGCAATAGCGCAATTGTGAGCACGCTGCAGGTGCGCGCGTTCGACAGTCTGCCTGCCGGCTACCTGCGCGTGCTGGCCGTCGATAGCAACGGCACGCCGCAATTCATCGGCGAGGGTCGCATCGACGACACGCCGAAGGGCAGCGATGCACGCATCGTGCTCGGCAATGCCTTCGACCTGCGTGGCGAGCGCGAGCGCACGGCGTTCCAGGTGGACAAGGCTGGTCGCACGCTCAACGAAGCCTTCCGCATCACGCTGACCAACGCAGGCGACAGCGCCCGCACCGTCACAGTTCGCGAGCACCCGGTCCGCTGGCGTGAATGGACACTGGCGTCGTCAAGCATCAAGCCTAGTCAGCAAACGCCGGACAGCCTGGAGTTCCAGGTGAGCGTACCGGCCAGGGGCAAGGCCACGCTGGATTATGCGGTGCGTTACCAGTGGACGGCCGAAGAGCAACCGCAGTAAGGCAAACGTACGTGAAGAAGCGCGGAATGAAGCGGCAGACACCACGCGCTGGCGGGTTTGCTACTCTCACTTCCCGCTATTCACTCCTTCCAGGGCTCAGCCATGCTCAACCTGATCACCCACGACGCCATCACCGAAATCAACATGGCGCGCCCGCCTGTCAACGCGCTCAACGTGGATCTGCTGCGAGCCGTCCGTGGCGCCATCGACGAAGCGTTGAATGCCGGCGCGCGCGGCATCGTGCTGTCCGGTGCCCAAGGCATGTTTTCGGCGGGCGTTGACGTTCCGACCCTGCTGGGACGCGATCGCGCGGGCGTACGCGAATTCTGGCGCGAGTTCTTCCTTACCTGCTCCAAGCTGGCGCTGTCGCCCGTGCCCGTCGTCGCATCGATCACCGGCCATAGTCCGGCGGGCGGCGCGGTACTGTCGCTGTTCTGCGACTACCGCGTGATGGCCGAGGGCCCGTTCCGCATCGGCCTCAATGAAGTCCAGGTGGGGCTGGTGGTACCGGAGTGCATTCAGATGGCGCTACGCCGCGTCGTGGGAGCCTATCGCGCGGAACGCCTGCTCGTCGCCGGTGCGATGATCGAATCGTCCCAGGCACTCGCCTGCGGCTTCGTGGACGAGCTGGCAGGCTTGGAACAGGTCACCACGCGCGCCCTGCATTGGATGAATGGCATGCTGGCACTGCCTTCCCACGCCATGCTCACCACCCGCGCTCTGGCGCGAGCCGATCTCATCGAGGCATGGACTGACGTCGACGCCTTGCCGATCGACCAGTTCGTCGACGCCTACTTCCACCCGGAAACCCAGGCCGTGCTACAGCAGCTGGTGGCTCGCCTCAAGAAGAAAGACTGAGGCTCTTATCCCTTCGCCACAGGGCGGCTTGGGTCGCTGACCCAGCCGCTCCATGAAGGAGCGTACAAGCGCGAGCCGACCAGCCCTGCGTGCTCCATTGCCAGCAGGTTGTGGCATGCGGTAACGCCAGAGCCGCACATGTGTACGACGTCGTGTGGCGCGTGCGTGCCAAGGACCTCAAGGAATTCCCGGCGCAACGCTTCCGCCGACTTGAAGTGGCCATCGGCGCCCAGGTTCTCCGAGAACGGTCGATTGAGCGCCCCCGGCACATGCCCGCCCACACGATCGATCGGCTCCACGTCGCCGCGATAACGCGGCGCGGCGCGGGCGTCGAGCAACAGTTCTTCCGGCACGCCGAGCAGATGGGCGTGATCCGTCCGATAGCGACTGGTGTCGTAGTGCAGCTCGACCTTGCTGGGCGCGCGCGTCACGTTACCCGCTTCCACCGGCAAGCCAGCCGCCAACCATGCGGCATAACCGCCATCGAGCACGGCCACTTCCCGCACACCGACGAGTCGCAGCAACCACCACAGGCGTGCCGCCGCGAGCGAGCCGCCGGCAGCGTCGTAACTCACTACCTGCAAGCCGGGACGCCAACCCCAACTCGACAATACCGCAGAGAACGCCGATTCCAGCGGCAACGGATGGCGCCCAAGCCCTTCGGCCTGGCGCGAAAGATCGGAGAGATCCTTGTCGAGGCTTGCGTACACCGCGCCCGGGATATGCGCTTCGAGATAATCACGTTCGCCCTTGGCAACGTCACGCTCGCCATGGGCTGGCGCCATCAACTCGAAGCGGCAATCGACAACCAGAACGTCTTGCGGCGACAGCGCGGCAAGTTCGCTGGCTGCGATCAAGGTGGATTTGAGGGTCATGCCCGGCCCATCCTCTGCAGAAGGTTAAAGACCATGGCGGCGGTAGCGCCCCAGATGCGGTGACCGCCATGCACGAATTCCACCATGTCGCGCCGATGTCCGCGAAACTCCATGGTGTAGCGCCGCAAATTGGCCGGCTCCAGGAAGAATGACAGCGGCACCTCGAATACTTCCGCCACTTCATTCGGTGCGGGATAAAGCCGCGCGTCGGGATCGATGCGCGCCACTACCGGCGTGATGCAATAGCCGCTCACGGTTTCGAAGCGATCGAGGAAGCCCAACGGTGTGACCAACTTGCGCGCCAGGCCGATCTCCTCCTCACTCTCACGCAGCGCCGTCGCAATGGCGTCGGCATCCTCCGGATCCGTGCGGCCGCCGGGAAACGCCACCTGTCCCGCGTGATCATGCAGATGATCGGTACGCACCGTGAGCACCAGACGCGGCTGGACACCCTCCCGCACACCCACCAGCACAGCGGCTGGACGTCGTGGCGCGTTGCCCAGGAGCTCCGCCATATCACGGTGATTCCAACCCTGGCCGGTCGGCGGTGCCGACAAGGGCAACAGCGCCGAGTGGAGATGGGTCAGCACCTCGCCCATCACGGGACCTTGCGCGGCGGAAGCACCTCGCGCATGTAACGCAGGCGCTCGTTGTCGTTCATGCCACGCCAACGGGCGATCTCGTCGCCCGTACGCAGGCAGCCGATGCAATAGCCACGCCCATCGAGCCTGCAGATGCCAATGCAGGGCGACAAGGAGACGGTGATGGTTGGAGCGGGATCGTTGAGCATGAGCCCGCTAATGCTAGCTGATTCGGCATCGGCTAGCAGGGCATCCCTCGGTCACTGCTGGATATCGAGCAGCTCGATTTCGAACACCAGCGCCTCGTTCGGCCCGATGCGCGGCAAGGCACCATGCGTTCCATAGGCCAGCTGCGGTGGAATCACCACCTTCCAGCGGTCGCCCACGTGCATGCGTGGAATCACGTCCTGCCAGCCGCGGATCACCTTGTCGATCTCGAAATGAACCGGCGCACCGCGGGCCCAGGTACTGTCGAACTCGGTGCCGTCGACCAGCATGCCGCGATAATTCACCGTGACCATACTGGTGACGCCAGGACTGATCCTGCCCTCGCCTTTCCTGATCACCGCGTACTGGATGCCCGACGGCAGTTGGATCACACCCACCTGCTGGCGATTGCGATCCATGAAATCGGCACTCTTGCGCGCATTGCTTTCGGCGATGCGCTTGAACTCGGCGATCGCCGTCGCGTGCATCTGTTCGTCGAGCATTTGCAGCTGATCATGCATGTCTTGCATGGACACGCTCGGACGCTTCTTCGAGTAAGCATCCTGGATGGCCCGCTGAAGCGTTGGAATATCGATATCCGGATCGCCATTGGCAAACTGGCTGCCAATCTGGAATCCAATGGCATAGGAGAGCTTGCTCTTGTCGAGCCTGGTCGAAGCGGCATCGCGCGATGCCGCGTTGTCCTGCGCATGCACTGCCGCACCCCATAACAGGACGCCCAGAGCCAGCCAACGCAGTTGTGCCATGCCTATCTCCATTACAGCCGGAACTCCACCATCGTAAGCGGTCCGGGCGGATCGTGCAGCGAACACCGGCAAATCCGGCGTCCCTGCTGAGAACGCCGGCGGCGACAAAGGTTCCCACTGGTACTATGCCTGTTTTCCCCGCCGGATTTCCTCATGGCCTATCGAAATCTTGAAATCGCCAACCGCGGCGCGGTTCGCACGATCACCGTCAACCGTCCGGACAAGCTCAACGCGCTCAATCGCGAAACACTCAACGAACTGACCCTGGCCTTTAACCAGGCCGGCCAGGACGACGCCGTACGCGTAGTCGTGCTGACTGGCGCGGGTGAGAAAGCCTTCGTGGCGGGCGCCGATATTGCCGAGATGAATGGCTACAGCCCAATACAGGCTCAGGGTTTCTCGCGTACGGGACAGCGCTTGATGAGCTTGATCGAACGCCTCGGCAAACCGGTCATCGCGCGCATCCAGGGTTTCGCCCTCGGCGGCGGCATGGAACTGGCGATGGCCTGCCATCTGCGCGTCGCCAGCGAAAAGGCGAAGTTCGGCCAGCCGGAAATCAACCTCGGCCTGATTCCGGGCTTTGGCGGCACCCAACGCCTGCTTCGCCTTGCCGGTCGTGGCGCGGCGCTGGAGTTATGCCTGACTGGCAGCCTGATCAACGCCCAGCGTGCGTACGAGCTAGGGGTGGTCACCCGCGTGGCGGCAGCCGAAGCGCTGGATGAGTCCGTAAACAGCTTGGCCGATCAACTCGCCCAGGCCGCGCCACTGGCCGCCGCCGGCATCCTGGATGCCGTGTTGCAAGGTGGCGAAACCACGATCGATCAAGGACTTGAGTTCGAGACGCAGGCCTTCGCCCTCGCCTTCTCCACCGAGGACATGCGCGAAGGCACAACCGCTTTCCTGGAGAAACGCAAGGCCGAGTTCCAGGGCCGCTGAGCGCGCAAGAGCGGGGATGCGTAGTGGAGCGCCCCCGCTCCCCATCCCCGTTACCAGGCACCGTGTCAGTGTCCGCCGCGATAGTTTTTTTCGCCGGCGATCACGCGCAAATCCAGCCTGTTTTCCGGCGGCGCCAGCGGACAGGTCGCATACGGCGTGAAAGCACATGGCGGGTTATACGCCCGGTTGAAATCGA is a window encoding:
- the uvrA gene encoding excinuclease ABC subunit UvrA, with amino-acid sequence MDTIRIRGARTHNLKNIDLDLPRDRLIVITGLSGSGKSSLAFDTIYAEGQRRYVESLSAYARQFLSMMEKPDVDHIEGLSPAISIEQKSTSHNPRSTVGTITEVYDYLRLLYARVGTPRCPDHGIPLEAQTVSQMVDATLALDPEKRFMLLAPVIRERKGEHVQVFDQLRAQGFVRARVDGTVYDLDAVPPLTLRQKHTIEAVIDRFRPRDDIKQRLAESFETALRLGDGLVILADMDDAKAPEQLLSSRYSCPVCDYSLPELEPRLFSFNSPVGACPTCDGLGVTQVFDAARVVGHPELSLSGGAVRGWDRRNAHYFQLILSLGAHYGFDVDAPWQNLSNDVQKAILFGSGKDKIAFRYITERGGRVTREHAFEGILPNMERRYKETESPAVREELAKYISDQPCPDCHGQRLNRSARNVFVADHALPSLTSRSIDDSLAFFEKLTLTGWRGEIAVKIVKEIRERLSFLNDVGLNYLTLDRQADSLSGGEAQRIRLASQIGAGLVGVMYVLDEPSIGLHQRDNERLLGTLTRLRDLGNTVIVVEHDEDAIRMADHVLDIGPGAGVHGGEIVAQGTLKDILASPRSVTGQFLSGKRGIEVPKERRQQLDPDSWLHLKGASGNNLKNVDLAIPAGLFTCVTGVSGSGKSTLINDTLFCLAAAELNGATTQPAPYKSIDGMELFDKVVDIDQSPIGRTPRSNPATYTGLFTPLREMFAQVPEARARGYTPGRFSFNVRGGRCEACEGDGMIKVEMHFLPDVYVPCDVCHGKRYNRETLEVHYKGHTIADVLGMTVEDALKLFENVPTIARKLETLRAVGLDYIKLGQSATTLSGGEAQRVKLSKELSKRDTGRTLYILDEPTTGLHFHDIEQLLDVLHQLVEQGNTVVVIEHNLDVIKTADWLVDLGPEGGAGGGRILVTGTPETVAATPGSHTGHFLAPHLDMKPAKAAKVESNGKRKTALRKKTA
- a CDS encoding acyl-CoA thioesterase — its product is MSSSDTAPVKRTRARKIEAEERASIPSEAEAPPKQPRPLFVAPISVRWRDLDAFNHVNNANYLTYLEEARLHWLQHVPGWFDEHSMPVLAASEINYRRPIEWPAQLLVELTCERLGNSSMALAHRIIDADNDGRVYSDGRVVMVWMDPTTGKPVSLPQAIRDAAQASA
- a CDS encoding DUF4139 domain-containing protein gives rise to the protein MSPLPLRLLTFAIAATATAAAASSASTSLTLYRSDDAALFSAGDGGNMQAGYAVAREPRELQLKAGMQDLRLGGLPQYLDSEALALTVDGNTATVISQRLQLGQGQNAALGSLIGQQVDVLANSGQPLASGTLLRAGDGLLVQDASGRTSLIREFASVRAQGSFQTGSSLELHIDASRAGTTRATLSYPTSGLGWRAAYVGTLQSGNSCKLQFESRASIANRSGRDWKNLQLTLVAGEPQFAKPSAPRPMAMAHAVRAKTDSAELPEQAALADYRTYTLPAAVDLPDGSVSQVPLYATRTIDCERTALYENGGNWVPPHPMIGRDYLQGSNSAIVSTLQVRAFDSLPAGYLRVLAVDSNGTPQFIGEGRIDDTPKGSDARIVLGNAFDLRGERERTAFQVDKAGRTLNEAFRITLTNAGDSARTVTVREHPVRWREWTLASSSIKPSQQTPDSLEFQVSVPARGKATLDYAVRYQWTAEEQPQ
- a CDS encoding enoyl-CoA hydratase/isomerase family protein, yielding MLNLITHDAITEINMARPPVNALNVDLLRAVRGAIDEALNAGARGIVLSGAQGMFSAGVDVPTLLGRDRAGVREFWREFFLTCSKLALSPVPVVASITGHSPAGGAVLSLFCDYRVMAEGPFRIGLNEVQVGLVVPECIQMALRRVVGAYRAERLLVAGAMIESSQALACGFVDELAGLEQVTTRALHWMNGMLALPSHAMLTTRALARADLIEAWTDVDALPIDQFVDAYFHPETQAVLQQLVARLKKKD
- a CDS encoding sulfurtransferase translates to MTLKSTLIAASELAALSPQDVLVVDCRFELMAPAHGERDVAKGERDYLEAHIPGAVYASLDKDLSDLSRQAEGLGRHPLPLESAFSAVLSSWGWRPGLQVVSYDAAGGSLAAARLWWLLRLVGVREVAVLDGGYAAWLAAGLPVEAGNVTRAPSKVELHYDTSRYRTDHAHLLGVPEELLLDARAAPRYRGDVEPIDRVGGHVPGALNRPFSENLGADGHFKSAEALRREFLEVLGTHAPHDVVHMCGSGVTACHNLLAMEHAGLVGSRLYAPSWSGWVSDPSRPVAKG
- a CDS encoding FKBP-type peptidyl-prolyl cis-trans isomerase, translated to MAQLRWLALGVLLWGAAVHAQDNAASRDAASTRLDKSKLSYAIGFQIGSQFANGDPDIDIPTLQRAIQDAYSKKRPSVSMQDMHDQLQMLDEQMHATAIAEFKRIAESNARKSADFMDRNRQQVGVIQLPSGIQYAVIRKGEGRISPGVTSMVTVNYRGMLVDGTEFDSTWARGAPVHFEIDKVIRGWQDVIPRMHVGDRWKVVIPPQLAYGTHGALPRIGPNEALVFEIELLDIQQ
- a CDS encoding enoyl-CoA hydratase-related protein, yielding MAYRNLEIANRGAVRTITVNRPDKLNALNRETLNELTLAFNQAGQDDAVRVVVLTGAGEKAFVAGADIAEMNGYSPIQAQGFSRTGQRLMSLIERLGKPVIARIQGFALGGGMELAMACHLRVASEKAKFGQPEINLGLIPGFGGTQRLLRLAGRGAALELCLTGSLINAQRAYELGVVTRVAAAEALDESVNSLADQLAQAAPLAAAGILDAVLQGGETTIDQGLEFETQAFALAFSTEDMREGTTAFLEKRKAEFQGR